From Quercus lobata isolate SW786 chromosome 1, ValleyOak3.0 Primary Assembly, whole genome shotgun sequence, one genomic window encodes:
- the LOC115987286 gene encoding heat shock cognate 70 kDa protein 2-like, which yields MGKGEGPAIGIDLGTCYSCVAIWQHNRVEIIPNDLGNRTTPSYVAFNETHRLIGQAAKDQVSMNPTNTVFDSKRLIGRRFKDASVQHDMKLWPFKVIADPDHGRPIIVVTYKYEEKHFLAEEISSMVLIKMKEIAEAHCGSKIKNAVISVPARFNHSQRQATMDAGVIAGLNVMRLINEPTAAAIAYGLDKDDGTGEKNVLIFDLGGGTLDVSLLTVEEGIFEVKATSGISHLGGEDFDSRMVNHFIQEFKRKHKKDITGGKAFRKLWNACERAKRILSSNTRTAIEIDSLYDGIDFYSTITRAKFEELNMNLFMKCMEPVEKCLTDAKMDKRSIHDVVLVGGSTRIPKVQKLLQDFFDGKELCKRINPDEAVAYGSAVQAAILNDEGNIKVKKILCLDVTPLSLGLETSGEVMAVLIPRNTTIPAKKEEDFSAESDEKDRVTIQVYEGECTKSSDNNLLGRFVLSGIPPSPSGDPQIAVCFDIDVDGILNVSVKDKTTGKGNNITITDKGRLSKEMIKKLVQEAKKYKAEDEEHNMKAESKNALENYAFNMRNTFRDEKIAAKVRAVDKKKVEEAIEHTIDWLERNQLAEADEFEDKMSELESICNELIAKIGQGGYGNMCGAGQEAKERNKEFKIHQGVDINMNGIMHEYTKPNNICQSSTSNGHMDVATKRDYEAKEFKDKGLEAEKSIAQDKQDKKNKVEKYMAEDKEHKKKIEAKNALENCAHYMRYKINDVKNALTKTEDAIEQTILWLNRNQLAEADEFVEKMKVLEGICYPFIAKMYQGAGGDYGK from the exons GTCAGGCAGCTAAGGACCAGGTTTCCATGAACCCCACCAACACTGTTTTTG ACTCCAAACGTTTGATTGGAAGGCGATTCAAAGATGCCTCTGTGCAGCATGACATGAAACTGTGGCCATTCAAGGTGATTGCTGACCCTGATCATGGGAGGCCCATTATTGTGGTCACATACAAGTATGAGGAAAAGCATTTTTTGGCCGAAGAGATCTCTTCAATGGTGCTCATAAAGATGAAGGAGATTGCTGAGGCTCACTGTGGTTCAAAGATCAAGAATGCTGTTATCTCTGTCCCAGCTCGTTTCAATCATTCACAGCGCCAAGCCACGATGGATGCAGGGGTCATTGCTGGTCTAAATGTGATGCGGCTTATCAATGAGCCAACTGCTGCTGCAATTGCATATGGGCTTGACAAGGATGATGGTACAGGTGAGAAGAATGTGCTCATCTTTGATCTTGGTGGTGGGACATTGGATGTCTCACTTCTTACCGTTGAAGAGGGTATCTTTGAAGTGAAAGCTACATCTGGTATTTCCCACTTGGGAGGTGAAGATTTTGATAGTAGAATGGTGAACCATTTTATTCAAGAGTTCAAGAGAAAGCATAAGAAGGATATTACTGGAGGTAAGGCTTTCAGGAAGTTGTGGAATGCTTGTGAAAGGGCTAAGAGAATTCTCTCTTCTAATACTCGAACTGCAATTGAGATTGATTCTTTGTACGATGGTATTGACTTCTACTCAACCATCACCCGGGCCAAGTTTGAGGAACTTAACATGAATTTATTCATGAAGTGTATGGAGCCTGTTGAGAAGTGTTTAACGGATGCTAAGATGGACAAGAGAAGTATCCATGATGTGGTTCTGGTTGGAGGGTCTACAAGGATCCCCAAGGTTCAGAAATTGTTGCAGGATTTCTTTGATGGGAAGGAGCTTTGCAAAAGGATTAACCCTGATGAGGCAGTTGCTTATGGTTCTGCTGTGCAGGCTGCAATTCTCAATGATGAGGGTAATATAAAGGTGAAAAAAATCTTGTGCCTAGATgtcactcctctctctctcggtTTGGAGACCTCTGGAGAAGTCATGGCCGTGTTGATTCCAAGAAACACCACTATTCCCGCCAAGAAGGAGGAGGATTTCTCAGCTGAATCTGATGAAAAGGATAGAGTGACCATCCAGGTTTATGAGGGTGAATGTACCAAAAGCAGTGATAACAATTTGCTAGGCAGATTTGTGCTCTCTGGTATTCCTCCATCTCCTAGTGGAGATCCACAAATCGCTGTTTGTTTTGACATTGATGTTGATGGAATCTTGAACGTCTCTGTCAAGGATAAAACCACTGGAAAGGGAAACAACATTACAATCACTGATAAGGGCAGGCTCTCTAAGGAAATGATTAAGAAATTGGTGCAGGAGGCTAAGAAGTACAAGGCTGAGGATGAGGAGCATAACATGAAGGCTGAATCTAAAAATGCACTTGAGAACTATGCTTTCAACATGAGGAACACATTCAGAGATGAAAAGATTGCTGCTAAAGTTCGTGCTGTGGACAAAAAGAAGGTTGAAGAAGCAATTGAGCATACTATTGATTGGCTAGAGAGGAACCAGCTTGCTGAGGCAGATGAATTTGAGGACAAGATGAGTGAGCTGGAGAGCATCTGCAATGAGCTCATTGCCAAGATTGGTCAAGGTGGTTATGGTAACATGTGTGGAGCTGGACAGGAGGCTAAAGAGCGTAACAAGGAGTTTAAGATTCATCAAGGTGTTGATATTAACATGAATGGTATCATGCATGAGTATACGAAGCCTAATAATATTTGTCAGAGTTCTACTTCTAATGGTCACATGGATGTAGCCACGAAAAGGGATTATGAGGCTAAGGAGTTTAAGGACAAAGGGCTGGAGGCTGAGAAGAGCATAGCTCAGGATAAGCAGGATAAGAAGAACAAGGTTGAGAAGTACATGGCTGAGGATAAGGAGCATAAAAAGAAGATTGAGGCAAAGAATGCGTTGGAAAATTGTGCTCACTACATGAGGTACAAAATCAATGATGTGAAGAATGCTTTAACAAAGACTGAAGATGCTATTGAGCAGACGATCCTCTGGCTTAATAGGAACCAGCTTGCTGAGGCAGATGAGTTTGTGGAAAAAATGAAGGTGCTAGAGGGTATTTGTTACCCGTTTATTGCCAAGATGTACCAAGGAGCTGGTGGTGATTATGGTAAATGA